The genome window CCGTCCTCATCGCCCTCGCGCCAGGGGGACGTGTTGTCGCGCAAGACAAGGTCGGTCTCGTACCCGTTCCGCGCGACAAGCCCGTGGCCGAGGCTGCGCTTTCGGCAGCGGTGTCGGACTGTGCCCGGAAACTCGAGGAGGCCGGCGTCGTCTTTCGCGCGGTCGCCCCGCCCGAGCCGGGCCTGCTCGGCTGCCGGATTGATGACCCTGTCCGGCTGGAGCGGATCGGCGATGCCCGGCTGCGCCCGTCTGCGACCTTGTCCTGCACGACCGCCTTGAAGCTGGTGCGTTTCCTTCAACGCCCGCTGAAGGAGGAGGTTCGCACCATGATGAACACCGCTATCGCCACGGTGCGTGTCGCCGCCTCCTACGATTGCCGGGGCCGCAACCGTCAGGCAGGTGCAAAACTCAGCGAGCACGGCTACGGGCGTGCGATCGACATCCGCGGACTGACGTTCGCCAACGGGGAAGACTGGGCCGTATCTCCGCGAGACCCGAAGGATACATCGCCCGCGGCGAAGTTTCAGCGACGGGTTCGGGCCCTTGCCTGCGGACCCTTTACGACCGTGCTCGGGCCGGGCTCCGACGCTTATCACGACGATCACTTCCACTTCGACCTCGCGCCACGCAACAACGCCTATTGCAGGTGACCGCAATCCTGCGTCACGCTTGAGCACATTGCGCGCAGCGGCGCTCTGTCGCATGGCGCATGGACGGGCATAGGCCGAAATACGTACCCGAGGGGCAGAAACGCAAAAATCTCGGGACGGATGCAGATGTTGAAACTTGCCTGTCGGATTCCGCTTGTCGGTCTCTTCGTCAAAAGCGCCGTGAAAGGGTCGTACACCGAGAGGTTGGCTTTCGCGGTCAACATCCTCGTGATTTTCGGCATCTGCGTGGCGGTTTTCGGCTACCCGGTGGTGATCATGGCGGCACTGGTCATGACCGCCATCATGTTCACGATCATCGTCGGGGTGACGTCGCAGGCGCTCTGGTCGCGGTCGATGGACTGAACAATTCGTGTTGCGCTATCGCACAAGCGAACGCGCAATGCTGCTCAACGCCTCCATCAGGGCGGTCATGTTCGTGTCGGCGGCCTCTTCATCCTGCCGGGTGATGTCTTTCATCACCCGGACATGAAGGGTGGCCGATGCGCTCAGATCCCGGTTTGAGCTGTAGCGTACCCAAAACCGTCGGGAGTGGGTTTGCAGGGGGGAGAGCACCTTCGACAGGAAGGGA of Stappia sp. ES.058 contains these proteins:
- a CDS encoding extensin family protein, producing the protein MISGQMTGRVLSCLHIRDAAEIGAGRSLVRPWRTGPRALFAIAGLSVLIALAPGGRVVAQDKVGLVPVPRDKPVAEAALSAAVSDCARKLEEAGVVFRAVAPPEPGLLGCRIDDPVRLERIGDARLRPSATLSCTTALKLVRFLQRPLKEEVRTMMNTAIATVRVAASYDCRGRNRQAGAKLSEHGYGRAIDIRGLTFANGEDWAVSPRDPKDTSPAAKFQRRVRALACGPFTTVLGPGSDAYHDDHFHFDLAPRNNAYCR